The genomic region CAGGTTCGCGGCAACCGCATTGCCATGATCTTCCAGGATCCCATGACCTCACTCAACCCGGTGTTGACGATCGGGCGTCAAATTTCGGAATCGTTGCAGCTGCACCTGGGGATGGATCGCCAGCAGGCACGAAAGCGCTCCGCCGAACTCCTGGAACTGGTAGGTATTCCTGGAGCGGAAAATCGGCTTGATGACTACCCTCACCAGTTTTCGGGTGGCATGCGCCAGCGTGTCATGATCGCGATGGGTCTGTCGTGCAATCCGCAGTTGCTGATTGCCGATGAGCCGACAACCGCGCTGGACGTGACAATCCAGGCGCAGATCGTGGATTTGGTCAAAAAGCTGAAGGAAGATATCGGCATGGCCGTTATCTGGATCACCCACGATCTGGGCGTTGTGGCAGGTCTGGCCGAACGGATGCTTGTCATGTACGCTGGCTTCATCGTGGAAGAGGCGGACGTGAACGCCCTGTACGGTGATCCCCGGCACCCCTATACGATCGGCCTTCTGGGCTCCCTGCCCCGTCTGGATGCGGATCGACCGGAGAAGCTTGAGTCGATCGACGGCCTGCCGCCCGATTTGATCGACCTGCCCAAGGGATGCCCCTTCTATGCTCGCTGCGACTACCGTCTCGATCGTTGCAGGGACGACAACCCGCCGCTGGAGACGGTTGACCGCAATCATAAGGTGGCTTGTTGGGTGGATGTGAAGAGGGAGTCGCCAAATGGCCGATAATAATGGAAAGAACGGCGATAACGGAGTTCTTCTCCGTGTCGAAGATCTGAAAATGCACTTCCCCATTACATCGGGGATCGTTTTTCAACGAACCATTGGCCATGTCAAGGCGGTGGATGGGCTTAATTTTTACATCCGACAGGGTGAGACCCTGGGGCTCGTGGGCGAATCAGGCTGTGGGAAATCCACCACAGGGCGTGCCATCCTGCAACTCTACCGGCCAACCGGTGGCAAGGTATACTTCGACGATCAGGACCTGACGGTGATGAAGGGGGAGGACCTGCGGCAGCAGCGGCGGCGCATGCAGATGATCTTCCAGGACCCCTATGCCTCCTTGAACCCTCGCATGACGGTGGGCAATATCGTCGGCGAGCCG from Chloroflexota bacterium harbors:
- a CDS encoding ABC transporter ATP-binding protein: MGTLLEVKDLRTQFFTQDGVVNAVNGISYTLDEGETLAIVGESGCGKSVGVMSLIKLIPSPPGRVVGGEVWFDGRDLLQLDDDEIRQVRGNRIAMIFQDPMTSLNPVLTIGRQISESLQLHLGMDRQQARKRSAELLELVGIPGAENRLDDYPHQFSGGMRQRVMIAMGLSCNPQLLIADEPTTALDVTIQAQIVDLVKKLKEDIGMAVIWITHDLGVVAGLAERMLVMYAGFIVEEADVNALYGDPRHPYTIGLLGSLPRLDADRPEKLESIDGLPPDLIDLPKGCPFYARCDYRLDRCRDDNPPLETVDRNHKVACWVDVKRESPNGR